The genomic segment GGCTTTGGGGGGGCAGGCGCTGCTGCTGGTGCCGGAGATCGCCCTGACGCCCCAGTTGGTGGGACGCTGCCTGGCCCGTTTCCAGGAAGGGGTGGCGGTCTTGCACTCCGGCCTGACGCCCCGCTCCCGTTTCGATCACTGGCACCGCATTCGCCGGGGTGAGGCGCGGGTGGTGGTGGGGGCGCGCAGCGCCCTGTTCGCCCCGTTTGCCCGTCTGTCGCTGATCATCGTGGACGAAGAACACGAACCCTCCTACAAACAGGAGGAGGGGGTTCCCTATCACGGTCGCGACATGGCGGTGGTGCGGGCCAGGCAGGAGAAGGCGGTGCTGGTGCTGGGCAGCGCCACCCCCTCCATGGAAACGCTGGTCAACGTGCGGCGGGGACGTTTCCGCCATCTGCGGCTCACCCGTCGCGCCACCGGGGCGTTGCCGCCCCGCATGGAGCTGGTGGATCTGCGCTGCAAGGAGCATCAGGTTCCGGATCGTCCCGGTGGGCTGTTGAGCCTGCCGTTGCGCCAGGGCATCGACGCGGTGCTGGCCCGACGGCGTCAGGCGCTGCTGTTTCTCAATCGACGCGGTTTTTCTCCCACCGTGCTGTGTACCCTGTGCGGCTATACCTTCGGGTGCCCGAACTGTTCGGTCTCCTTGACGCTGCATCGGGAAAAGCGACAATTGATTTGCCATTATTGCGATTTCCGGCAACCACCCGTGGATGTTTGTCCCTCTTGCGGGCAATTGTCTCTGCGTCCCATGGGACCGGGTACGGAGCAACTGGAGGGGGAGGTGCGGGCCACCTTTCCGACGGCGCGGGTGGCGCGTCTGGATCGGGATGCGGTGGGGCAGGGGCAGGTGGATCTGGAAGCCACCCTGGAGGCGTTTCGCGTCGGGGGGATCGATCTGCTGATCGGCACGCAGATGGTGGCCAAGGGGCACCATTTCCCGGGATTGGAGCTGGTGGGCATCGTGCAGGCGGAGACCACCCTGTGTCTGCCCGATTTCCGCGCCGGGGAACGCACCTTTCAACTGGTGAAACAGGTGGCGGGTCGGGCCGGGCGGGAGGTGCGGGAGGGGAGTCCGAGCCGGGTGTTGATCCAGACCTGGGATCCGGCGCACTACGCTTTGCAGGCGGCGCTGTCGGGCGATGTGGAGGGGTTTGCCGCTCAGGAGTTGAGCGTGCGTCAGGAGTGCGGTTATCCTCCGTTCGTGCGGCTGGCCCTGTTGCGGGTTTCGTCGGCCTGGCAGGCGGACGGGGAGGCCTTCGTGGTGCGTTTGAAGGCCCGTTTGCCGCAATGGCCGGGGGTGGTGTTCCTGGGGCCGGCCCAGGCGCCGATTTTTCGCCTGCGCAACCGCTTCCGCTGGCAATTGCTGATCAAGGGCGGGGGCGAGGATGGTGTGGTGCAGAAAGCGGTGCAGGGGGTGTTGCTGCGAGCCAAAGAGTTGCTGAATCCGCGCATTCGTCTGGAAGTCGATATCGATCCTTATAATTTCTTGTAATATTTTGCCTTTAAAGTATCAAAAAAAGAAAATGTTCTATCCTTTGACCTTTTTTATCTTTTAATGAATAAAAATAAATTCAAAACATTTTCTTTTTTTGATACTTTAAAGGCAAAATATTGAAAGGCAGGCAGTGAATTTTCAGGGGTCGGTATCTCTCTAAGCGGATAATGGACCCGTGCAGCGAACGAGGACGAGGATGGCCAGATTGACCATATTGACCGCTCCGGACAAACGTCTGAAACAGAAATCCCTGCCCGTTCTGGAAGTGGATGGATCGGTACGACGTTTGATGGATGACATGCTGGAAACCATGTACGCCGCTCCCGGTATCGGCCTGGCGGCGCCCCAGGTGGGGGTGCTGCGCCGGGTCATCGTGGTGGATGTGGCCAACAAACGGGAGATGGAACCCCCCAATCCCCTGTTTCTGGCCAATCCGGAGATCATCGTCCGGGATGGCGTTACCACC from the Magnetococcales bacterium genome contains:
- the priA gene encoding primosomal protein N', whose amino-acid sequence is MNEVAAAPSRFAEVALPVPLPHLFSYRIPAFLVDQCLPGCPVLVPMGRGWRTGVVWRVGDQPGWSEGEIRELVDLLDAEPLMGEGLRAMLEWISRYYLQPIGRVVEVALPSFLGHERKRHYRWLGERRLPEGLTPGERCLAEALLARKPGLAEETLVTKCGRVGLTGRLTSLVRQGLIDVVEDWQPRHRHRAGTAPEVTTAWGEFSAPVVPTDEQAVCAATLGEALRQGGYAPFLLEGVTGSGKTEVYFLAVEQCLALGGQALLLVPEIALTPQLVGRCLARFQEGVAVLHSGLTPRSRFDHWHRIRRGEARVVVGARSALFAPFARLSLIIVDEEHEPSYKQEEGVPYHGRDMAVVRARQEKAVLVLGSATPSMETLVNVRRGRFRHLRLTRRATGALPPRMELVDLRCKEHQVPDRPGGLLSLPLRQGIDAVLARRRQALLFLNRRGFSPTVLCTLCGYTFGCPNCSVSLTLHREKRQLICHYCDFRQPPVDVCPSCGQLSLRPMGPGTEQLEGEVRATFPTARVARLDRDAVGQGQVDLEATLEAFRVGGIDLLIGTQMVAKGHHFPGLELVGIVQAETTLCLPDFRAGERTFQLVKQVAGRAGREVREGSPSRVLIQTWDPAHYALQAALSGDVEGFAAQELSVRQECGYPPFVRLALLRVSSAWQADGEAFVVRLKARLPQWPGVVFLGPAQAPIFRLRNRFRWQLLIKGGGEDGVVQKAVQGVLLRAKELLNPRIRLEVDIDPYNFL
- a CDS encoding peptide deformylase, with protein sequence MARLTILTAPDKRLKQKSLPVLEVDGSVRRLMDDMLETMYAAPGIGLAAPQVGVLRRVIVVDVANKREMEPPNPLFLANPEIIVRDGVTTYEEGCLSVPETIYEVARAASITVKALDRQGNPLYLEAEGLLAICLQHEIDHLDGILFIDHISRLKREMVLRRLRKRQLEEGR